From one Trifolium pratense cultivar HEN17-A07 linkage group LG1, ARS_RC_1.1, whole genome shotgun sequence genomic stretch:
- the LOC123906177 gene encoding F-box protein At3g58530, with amino-acid sequence MEEKTSTSPAPAMDEDDVWCKETVPKVLKLVCCSPSLNQKDLISLLFVSPFLYRTLLSSQPLWQLLNFREFNNAGNRLIAALSLPRYQHVKEINLEFASDIEDTHLILIKQKCFDSLQSLESLNLNGCQKISDTGIQAITSCCPRLKTFSVYWNVRVTDSGLLHTVTNCKHIVDLNISGCKNISDRGAQLVAENYPKLESLNLTRCVKITDVGLKQLLQKCLSLQSLNLYAVSSFTDEAYKKICLLTRLTFLDLCGAQNLSDQGLKCISKCKNLVSLNLTWCVRVTDEGVIAAAQSCTSLEFLSLFGIVGVTDKCLEALSKSCSNTITTLDVNGCIGIKKRSREELLQLFPYLKCFKVHS; translated from the exons ATGGAAGAAAAAACATCAACATCACCAGCACCAGCAATGGACGAGGATGATGTTTGGTGCAAAGAGACAGTGCCTAAGGTTTTGAAACTCGTATGTTGTTCTCCTAGTTTGAATCAAAAAGACCTTATTTCTCTTCTCTTCGTTAGTCCTTTCCTTTATCGAACCCTTCTCTCTTCTCAACCCCTTTGGCAATTACTCAATTTTCGTGAATTCAATAATGCTGGGAATCGCCTTATAGCTGCTCTTTCTCTG CCTAGATATCAGCATGTAAAAGAGATTAACCTAGAATTTGCAAGTGATATTGAAGACACCCATCTCATACTTATTAAACAAAAG TGTTTTGATTCTCTTCAAAGCTTGGAGTCTTTAAATCTCAATGGCTGCCAAAAAATATCGGATACAGGAATTCAAGCAATAACCAGTTGTTGTCCTCGGCTAAAAACATTTTCTGTCTACTGGAACGTCAG GGTAACTGATTCTGGACTACTACATACAGTCACCAACTGCAAACACATAGTTGATTTGAATATAAGTGGCTGTAAG AATATTTCAGACCGAGGTGCACAATTAGTTGCTGAGAATTACCCGAAACTGGAGTCACTAAACTTGACAAG GTGTGTCAAGATAACTGACGTGGGGCTGAAGCAGTTGTTGCAGAAATGCCTGTCCCTTCAGAGTTTGAATCTCTATGCAGTGTCTAG TTTCACAGATGAAGCTTACAAGAAAATATGCCTTCTGACACGTCTCACATTTTTGGATCTTTGTGGTGCCCAG AATCTTTCAGATCAAGGACTTAAGTGTATTTCGAAATGCAAGAACCTTGTATCCCTCAATTTGACTTG GTGTGTACGTGTGACTGATGAGGGGGTTATAGCCGCTGCACAGAGTTGCACTTCTCTTGAATTTCTTAG CTTGTTCGGAATAGTTGGCGTGACTGATAAATGTCTGGAGGCTCTCTCGAAGTCATGCTCCAACACCATTACCACCCTTGATGTGAACGGGTGTATTGGCATTAAG AAACGAAGCCGCGAAGAGTTGCTTCAGTTGTTTCCATATTTGAAATGCTTTAAAGTGCACAGTTAA
- the LOC123896369 gene encoding uncharacterized protein LOC123896369, whose translation MRLISKSFIFSLSILVMLSSTTYSQIKSPNIQSATYLSEKFEVGPGEVVSKTMFDIEFPIGHIGVKSFDVDIVDEQGNSVPLHETYFHHYFAIKYIINKTHDFNDLTKPFGGAIFRRNDGTCNDAILPHYWGFGSESRGTSTKIPDPFAVELGNPANIPEGWEQKWLFSIMVIDTRGTENRKISCTECRCDQFNLPQNFYNVSTEIHGKPLTPEYKGGIFCCKDNFQCKLIKGFEAPRRKLALRYKVTWVDWDQHQIPLRFYILDSTDRIRTNGSETIHDCLAEYTIPENNSGDRFHVQKSSIPMKKGGYLIYGTAHMHTGVVTP comes from the exons ATGAGATTGATCtctaaatcatttattttctcattaTCAATACTTGTGATGCTATCAAGCACAACTTACTCACAAATAAAGTCTCCTAATATTCAATCAGCAACATATTTGTCAGAAAAGTTTGAAGTGGGGCCCGGAGAAGTTGTGTCAAAAACAATGTTTGATATTGAGTTTCCAATCGGTCATATAGGAGTCAAGAGCTTCGACGTTGATATAGTTGATGAACAAGGGAATTCTGTACCATTGCATGAAACTTACTTTCATCATTATTttgctataaaatatattataaataaaactcACGATTTTAATGATCTTACCAAACCTTTTGGGGGTGCCATCTTCAGAAGAAACGACGGAACATGCAACGATGCTATTCTTCCACATTATTGGGGTTTTGGAAGTGAATCACGGGGAACAAGTACAAAAATTCCTGATCCATTTGCAGTTGAACTAGGAAACCCTGCAAATATTCCAGAAGGGTGGGAACAGAAATGGCTATTTAGCATCATGGTCATTGATACACGTGGCACAGAAAATAGGAAAATTAGTTGCACTGAATGTAGGTGTGACCAATTTAATCTcccacaaaatttctataatgTGTCAACCGAAATTCATGGAAAACCATTGACCCCCGAATATAAAGGAGGAATCTTTTGTTGCAAAGATAACTTTCAATGCAAATTAATAAAGGGATTTGAAGCACCAAGGAGAAAGCTTGCCTTAAGATACAAAGTAACATGGGTTGACTGGGACCAACACCAAATTCCACTTAGATTTTATATACTTGACTCCACTGATCGAATTAGAACAAATGGTTCCGAAACAATCCATGATTGTCTG GCAGAGTATACTATTCCAGAAAATAATAGTGGTGACCGTTTTCACGTTCAAAAATCAAGCATCCCCATGAAAAAAGGTGGTTATCTTATCTATGGCACTGCTCATATGCATACAGGtgttgtaacaccctaa